The Pongo pygmaeus isolate AG05252 chromosome 18, NHGRI_mPonPyg2-v2.0_pri, whole genome shotgun sequence DNA window GGATTTGCTAGACTTGGCCTCAACCTGGGGTGGTGGGCAGAGTGTGCAGATATGGATGCAGACGACATCAACAGCACAGGATGAAAACTGTGTTGGCCGGCCTCTGAGGAGGATGTGTACCTCTGCGGAGGAATAAGAGGTGGCAGGCTGTTGTGAAgaggggtgtggtggggggtggcAGGAGAGGGTCATGAAAGCtgtgtttatcttttttgttttagacagggtctcgatctgtcactaaggctggagtacagtggcaccatcatagctcactgcagccttctgggctcaagcgatctgcctgcctcagcctcccaaagtgttgggattacaggcgtgagtcaccgcaacGGGGCAGCTGTGTTTATCTTGAGAGTTATAGGGAGCCAGGGAAGGGACTATTAGGTGGTAATAATTTAGTGGATGTTCAGTCCACCACCCAAATCCACCCTTCAGGAAGCGCTCATTCTTCAGCTGCCAGGAGTGTAGGctactgagatcacaccactgaatcTCTCAGTCAATATTGGGGTGCAAAAGCATGGTACCATCATGTGAACATGAACCCTTCAGAAGTGCTACCCCAATTTCAGAGATCTTAGTGGGATAGGCTGAGGCCTATAATATAATTGTATCTGCCCAATTCTGCTTGTCTTAATCCCTTAAAGGTGTGGATCCTaaccaggtgcgatggctcacacctgtcatcccagcattgtgggaggctgaggtgggaagatcgcttgagcccacgagttcgagactagcctggctaatatagtgagaccctcgtctctaaaaaactaaaaataaatgagccgggcatggtggtgcatgcctgtggtcccagctacttgggaggctgaggtgggagaatcgcttgggccCACGAAGCTGAGACGGCattgatcttgccactgcactccggcctgggcaacagagtgagaccctgtctcaaaaaaaagtgtggaTCCCCAACAAACTTGCTGCAAAACCCTGTCTCGAGTCCCATTTCCCAGAGAACCTGACctaaaagaaacaataataaatagtaaCAATGTTAAAAGTAACAAAATGACCCTGTCACACATTCCTACATGCCAGGAATGACTGAGTGCTTTACTGATATTTACACATAGGTAAACACGTTTGCATTGGCTGAAGTGTTCATAACCCCATAGTCTCTGAGCACTGTAGTGTGAGGACAAGATGAGCGAAAGATGAGGCTAGGACCATGGATGGAACAAGGTGGACAAGGTAGATATAGTTAGTGCTTGCTGTTTGGCAGGAAGTGAGGGATAGGAATAGATGGGGTGACCCCAAGGCAGTAGGGCAGCCTTTAGGAACAGGTTTAATGTGGcagtaaaatgagtttgaaatatataaaagaataaataaagagaaaaaaaattgaaaaggaacaGGTTTGAGGGAGCAGATTGGATTAGGCAGGTAGTGTGGTCTCCTCTCCCAAGATGGGGACTGGGCAGAGTTAGTGATGTTGGGGCAGATTGGCAAGGAAAGTTCCGATGGCGTCCCTTTCTTTACTGCCAGGGCGGCCCACTGACGCCCTTCTCATTCCTCCCCAACTTCATCCCAACTCCCGGTCTACCCCAGGTAGTTTTCGTCTTATTCGGAGGCTGGACATTTGCTACTGGTCCCTGAAGTTTTGCGGCTGCACTCACAGACAGCAATAGCGCCACGTTCCCTGGAAGACGCACGGGGCGGAAGCGGAAGCAGTAACGCTGGCTCCGGCTGCCGGGCGGCCAGGAACGGAAGCGGAAGTGGCGGCGGCGccggcctggcctggcctggctgaGGGGAGGCGGCGGGCGGGCGCGATGGCGGAGGCCGGGCCACAGGCGCCGCCGCCCCCGGGCACTCCAAGCCGGCACGAAAAGAGCCTGGGACTACTCACCACCAAGTTCGTGTCGCTTCTGCAGGAGGCCAAGGACGGCGTGCTTGACCTCAAGCTGGTGCGGCCGGGGCTAAGGGGCGACAAGGGAGGGTGGTGGACCAGGCCCGGGCCGGTAGCGGGAACCCCGGGGGCGGCCCAGCTGGGTCCTCCGAGAGCCGGCCGCCATCGTGTGCTTTCTCACAGGAGAGAAGCCGGGGGATGTTTCATTCATTCGGCCGAGGCCATTGAGCTACAGCTATGGGCCAGGCTCGGGGCTGCAGGTGTTCGTCCTCGTGGCCCTTCCTGGCTGGCGAGGAGAAGAGCTGCCTATGGGACAGAACTGCGGTCCTGAGCTGCAGTAACGCCTGGGAGGCACTACAGGGTTGGAATCCAGGTTACTCCCTTCCCAGACCACGTCTCAGGGTGGCTGGGGGTACACCCGAGAGTGGGGCTGAGCATTCTCCACTCTCTCTGCCAGGCAGCTGACACCCTAGCTGTACGCCAGAAGCGGCGGATTTACGACATTACCAATGTTTTGGAAGGTATCGGGCTAATCGAGAAAAAGTCCAAGAACAGCATCCAGTGGAAGTGAGTGGGGATAGTGGGAGGGTAGTAGAGTCTCCCACCCAGAAGTGTCGGGCGTGGGGTGGAGGGTGCCAAAGAAGGCAGGGGCCATGGGACCCAGAGTTCTCAGCAGTCCCTCTCAGCCCCACTCCCTGGGCTCAGGGGTGTGGGGCCTGGCTGCAATACCCGGGAGATTGCCGACAAGCTGATTGAGCTCAAGGCAGAGATCGAGGAGCTGCAGCAGCGGGAGCAAGAACTAGACCAGCACAAGGTGTGGGTGCAGCAGAGCATCCGGAACGTCACAGAGGACGTGCAGAACAGCTGATATCCTCCTGGTGGTCCCTGCTGGGGGGAGTGGGCAAGGGGCCCTCTGGTTCAACTTGCCCCGGGCCCTGTGCCTCTTGGGAGCTTGTCTTGTAGCCCCTGGCCATGGCCCAGCCTCAGGCTCCCTCCTCAGAGCCCCTCCCCTTCCACTCTTAGCCTGTGATCCCTCCCCCGGTGGACCTGAGTCCCCAGAACTGTCTCTGAGGGCCTGTGTGTCAGACCTTGGCTAAAGAATTGGGTCTTTTCTGTAGTCTGCCATCTGTCACCATAGGGCATCAGCCATTCTCCTTAACCCTCACACTTTGGCCTACGTCACTCATGAGGACATCTGCAGATGCTTTGCTGGTGAGCAGAGCCTGGGTAGGGGCGAGGGGGTGGGTTGGGCTCAGCCAAAGTCCTGAGCACTGGGCTCAATGTCTCAGGAGAGTTCTGTCTCTTAAGAGGGTTTCTGGGGCCTGCTCAGAGAGGAACCAGGCAGGGTAAGTCTTCTGTCTGAGTGTCACTGGGACCCTGTGGAGGTCAGCTATACCAAAAGGGTACAGGAATTCTGGAGTGGGTTCCTGGGTCTGTTCCCATCTCTGCTGTTTCCTGGATTTGGCTTCTTGGGTATGATAGAGGCACaagggggagagaggaagagagaatatGTGTGTATTTGCTTGTGTGCAGGCTGTTACATGCAGGGCATGGGGGTGCCCACTTCCAACTTGTTAGTTTAGTTGCATTGTGAATACAGgatctgttccttttttttttttttttttttttttttaagagacggggttttgctatgttgcccaggctggtcttgaactcctgagctcaagctgtctTCCCGCCTCaaccccctaaagtgctgggattgtaggtgtgagccactgtgccccgctgaTGTGTTTCTTCTCCGTCTTGTATCCCCCTGACTGGTCATGGGAAAGGGATGTTGGCCTTGGCTAGAACACCTTCACCTAGGGATCAGCCATCAGTAGAGGAATGAGGTGCCTGTGGCCAGTGATCTTTCACTCCGCATATTTGAACCCAGATTTCCTGGTTACTGACCCTGGGCTCTCAGGAAGAGAAGAGCTTTAGTTCTGCCCGGCCACTATGGGGGATGGGTGAGGCCCACTGTCTAGTTCCTCAGGGACCATGATCTCCTGCCTTGCTCCAAAAGGCAGGCACCTCTGTTCCCAGCTCAGATTGAGCCCATGGGCTCTGACCCATTCTCCATGTCATTCTAGGAGATACCCTCTTGGCCATCCGGGCCCCATCAGGCACCAGCCTGGAGGTGCCCATCCCAGAGGTGGGTGCTTAGCCCAGGCAGGCGGGGTCAGCTGAGGGCGGGTGCTGGCTGTGGAGCCTGATAAGTCCCGGGTGGGGCAAGTAGGGGGAGGCCTGGAGTTTGGGGTTATCTAGGAGGATGGGTATCCTGGGTGGGAGAGGACACTGTGGTCCTGACCCAGAGTCGGGCAGGAGCCAAGCCTGCTTCCAATTCTACCCATCTCCCATCCCTTACCACCCATCTCTAGGGTCTCAATGGGCAGAAGAAGTACCAGATTCACCTGAAGAGTGTGAGTGGTCCCATTGAGGTTCTGCTGGTGAACAAGGAGGCATGGAGCTCACCCCCTGTGGCTGTGCCTGTGCCACCGCCTGAAGATTTGCTCCAGAGCCCATCCGCTGTTTCTACACCTCCACCTCTGCCCAAGCCTGCCCTAGCCCAGTCCCAGGAAGTCTCACGTCCAAATAGTCCTCAGCTCACTCCCGCTGCTGTCCCTGGCAGTGCAGAAGTCCAGGGAATGGCTGGCCCagcagctgagatcacaggtgagGCACCATGGGATCTTGTGACAGAGGCCCAAGAGGCAGTATCTCTGTGTTGTGGAACACCACATTCAGAGTTGGAAGAGACTCTTCAGGTTGGGGATTGTCCTTTTCCTGACCAACTAGCCTTCCCTTGCTATGGTAATGAAtgagccttttttgtttttgtttttgttttgagatggagtctcactgtgtcccccaggctggagtgtgcaatggcgcgatcttggctcactgcaacctccgcctcccaagctcaagaaattttcctgccttagccttctgagtagctgggattacaggcgcccaccatgtgcagctaattcttgtacttctagtagagacgaggtttcaccatgttggccaggctggtttcgaactcctgacctcaaatgatccgcctgcctcggcctcccgtagtgctgggattacaggcttgaaccaccatgcccgcctgAATGGGCCCTTTTTAACAGGGTACCTCTGACTGTGGGAAGAGCCATTGCTGGTGGCAGTTTTCTCCCCCAGATCCACATCCACTGGTGTCTCAATTGCCCTGGTAGCCCATCTTGAAGTATGGCCACAGCAGACATGTTGACCACGAGTCTCCTTCTGTAGGTCTTGTGTCCCTGTCTCCTATAGTGACTAATTTCAGGTTACTTCCTCTGGGGTGACTGGCAATGCCTGATTCTCCTTGGGTCTGGGAACCAGGCTTGTGGTCCTCCTGTGTCTGGGTTCCGACACAGCCAGTTTCAATGACTCTTCCTGACCATGTGTGACTGGGTTTGGGGGCTATCATTGTAGTGAGTGGCAGCCCTGGAACTGATAGCAAGGACAGTGGTGAGCTCAGTTCACTCCCACTGGGCCCAACAGCACTGGACACCCGGCCACTGCAGTCTTCTGCCCTGctggacagcagcagcagcagcagcagcagcagcaacagcaacagtAACAGCAGCAGTTCATCCGGACCCAACCCTTCTACCTCCTTTGAGCCCATCAAGGCAGACCCCACAGGTGGTGAGTACCTGCCCCCTAGGGGCAGAGAGAGTCTAGCCTCAGTCCAGTCCTAGGTCAGAAACAGAATTGGGGATGGAACCCAGCTCCCCTGTCAACCCTGCTGGACACGAGAGCTCTCTGCCAGCACCTCTGGGTCAGTGCTGGTTCCCCCTCTAGCACCCCATCCTAGGCTAACACAGAACTCCCTGCCCTCTCTCAAGCCTTTTCCTGCCACCCCTTGGAGTATTGCCTCACTAATTGACACTTCTCTGTATCACTCTCTCTCAtcttctctgtctcctttgtgtgtGGACTCCTTGAAAAAGTAATCTCCATTCATTAGTCTCCCAGTCACCTTTCAGGTTGCAGCAGTCACCCCCGCCAGCCCCAGTGTTATAGCAGTGTTACTCTTGAGAAGCTGCCGAAGGCCTGCCGAGCCCAGCAGCCTCCAGCGTGTTTTGCTGGTGCTCTCTCGGTGTGTGTCAATATTCTTTCCTCCTTTGGCATCATGATGCCAGCTCTTGGCTCTCCTATCTCACTGGCTTCATGAACTCTTCCCTGGTGTGTCCTTAAACATTGCTGTTTTTGAGGGCTCtgtcccattccactcctagaGAGGGCTGCAGCTCTGGGTGAATGAATCCCCAGCCTCCGCCTGGCCTAGATCTTTTCCCGATCTGCACACTTTGGTGTCCACCTGCCATCCTGTGTACATCCCATGGACACTTTATTCCTTCGTGTTGTCGACTGAATTTAGTTTCCTCCCGAAGCTTGCTTTCCACCTCTGCGCACCCAGCCGTCAGCCCTAGTTATCCAGGCCTGACCCTTGGCTCTCACTCTAGTTCCAGTTTCTTATCCCTCCTCCTTCTGCTGCCCACCCCATGCCAGCTAAGTGAGGTCTGTCCCAGATGTCCCCTCCTATCCTCTGGTATCCTCAGCACTCAGGATGACCCCTGGCCACCTCTGTCCTGGATTCTTCAGCATCTTTCTCTTTACCCTGACTGACAGACTAATCTTTCTGAAATGCAGGCCTGACAGAAAAATGTGGCATTTCTCTGTTTGCAAAAGTACCTTTAATGGCTCCCTGAGGGCCACCAGATAAGATCTGAACTCCTGAGCCTGGCATGTGAAATCCCTCATAGTCCTCTGTGGTTGCATTTTCTTCTGCTTCCCCTGTGTCCTCCTGGCCAGAGGTTTGTAGTGGAGTCATCACCCTGTAGTGCCACCACCTCTGCCTGGTGATCTGACCCAGGGTCTGGTCTCTGAGTCTtgcacagagcaggtgctcagcAAGGGTGGGACAGATGGGGTACCTTCTGTCAGACAGGGGGTGCATGCTGAGCCCAGAAAGAGGCTTCTGTGGCCTTTCTGAGTTAGAAAGGCTGTACCAGTCACTTGCAGTGGGCCTTTGGTACTCTGGGCTCAGCACTGAGGAATTCAGGTTTAGCAAGTGAGGCCAACAGACAGTGCCAGCTTGGCCTAGGCAGGGCCTACATCTCCTTAGCTGTGTGGAGCCTCAGGGTGGGTGGTATAGGATCCGAGGAAGCCAGGGGGCTGTAGTGGGGCCAGGCTGGACCTCTGTGCCCTGAGCATGGCtttcttgtttttcagttttggaactccCCAAAGAGCTGTCAGAAATCTTTGATCCCACACGAGGTAGGCTGCTGCATTCCTCCCTGGGGCTAGGGGTAAGGCACACAGCTCATTGGGTCCTATGGCTGTTTTCTTGCCCTTTTGAGGACCTTGTGGTGGTGCTTACGGTAACTGGAGCAAAGGGTGAAGTTCCTGATGGGCAGGTGGGGTTCCCTTTTCTGGGCTTTGGTGGGTGGAGAGGTGGGAGCTGGAATGTTAGTAACTGAGCTCCCTCTATTCCCAGAGTGCATGAGCTCGGAGCTGCTGGAGGAGTTGATGTCCTCAGAAGGTGGGTGGCCCTGGAAGGTGGGAGTGGGTGTGGGCAGGGGTTGGGCTGCTGCTGCTAGGGGAGCCCTGGCCCAGGGCCTGAGACTAGTGCTCTCTGCAGTGTTTGCCCCGCTGCTCCGTCTTTCTCCACCCCCCGGAGACCACGATTATATCTACAACCTGGACGAGAGTGAAGGTGTCTGTGACCTCTTTGATGTGCCTGTTCTCAACCTCTGACTGACAGGGACATGCCCTGTGTGGCTGGGACCCAGACTGTCTGACCTGGGTGTTGCCTGAGGACCTCCCCCACCCGACCCCTACACAGCTTGAGAGCCACAGACGCCTGGCTTCTCCGGCCTCCCCTCACCGCACAGTTCTGGCCACAGCTCCCGCTCCTGTGCTGGCACTTCTGTGCTCGCAGAGCAGGGGAACGGGACTCAGCCCCCATCACCGTGGAGCCAAAGTGTTTGCTTCTCCCTTTCTGCGGCCTTTGGCAGCCCAGGCTCGGCCGCCACCCAGTGGCACAGAACTGAGGAGCTGCCATTGCCCCCCATAGGGGGCAGTGTCTTGCTCCTGCCAGCCTCAGTGTCTTGCTCCTGCCAGCTCCTTCCCCTAGGAGGGAAGGGTGGGGTGGAACTGGGCACATGCCAGCACCACCCCTAGCTTCCTTCGctatcccccaccccctgaccctCCAGCTCCTCCTGGCCCTCTCACGTGCCCACTTCTGCTGGGCCTTTAGCCCTAGAACCTGCAGGTGGTGGGGGCGGCTACCAAGAAGGAACAGAGGTCTCTGGGGAGGAGTCTGGGTGGTCCAGCCTGATGATTGGCCGCACCTCCTGCTGCCCCATAACCCTCTCTTCATTTCCGCTTTTTCATTTACCCTCATTTAGAGCCATTTGCAGAGATTTAGAAAGATTTACAGTAACGAATGGATTCCtatataaagattatttttatactttttgcagCAAAAGGAAATTGTAATATTTGTACAGTGTTCAAGTGAATAAAAACCATGCCTAAGGCTAGCTCTGATGTGGTTCTTTCGGGACCCTCCTTGGGACTGTGCTGGATTGGCAGTGTGATTGGGTGGGTCACCTTGCTGGAACTGGGGGTGGGGCGGCCTCCGGCAGCCtgccctccccgcccccacctgcCGCACCTTGGTGTGGGGCGGGGCCGTCTCGGCGGGGCGGGGCAGGCGGAGCCTTCCTACCTTCTTACCCCCAGACTCCAACCCGGAACTAACCTCGGCTCCCTTGGGAAGGCCGCGTTGCATGGCCAGGAGCCGCAGTCGGCCGCGAGTGCGGGACACCGAGGTTAGGTCTCGGAAAGGGAGGACCTCCTCGTCCCCAGGGGCCCCAGGCCAGGTGCGCCCTTGGCCGCAGGTGCACGGTCTCCAGAAAGTGCAGGCGCCCATGCCCGGCTGGACCATGGCGCCTCCGCGGAACGTGGTGAAGATTGCCATCCAGATGCGTGACGCCATCCCGCAGCTCATCCAGCTGGACCAGGTCACCCGGCTGGTCCCGCCTCCATCTGCCCCGCCGCCCCACCTCCCGGTAGCCCCCTGGCCCTCGGGGCAGCccgccccacccctccccccaggctcctccccatccctccctgcCCAGGCCGCGAGAATGACCACTCCACTTGCAGGCGAAGCCCCTGGCCGCTGTGCTGAAGGAGGTGTGCGACGCGTGAGTGCTGCCGGGCCAGGGCCTGCGGAGggggggagggcaggaggggcGGCGCCCCCTGCCGGCCTTGCTGAGCCTCGTGCCCCGCAGGTGGAGCCTGACGCACTCCGAGCGCTACGCCCTGCAGTTTGCGGATGGGCACAGGAGATACATCACCGAGAATGTGagtcccctctccccagccccacgCTCCGCCTTCCGACCCCTCTAACCCACCTGGCCCTGATAACTCTGGCTGTTCACCCCACTACTGGAGCGCGATCTGTTACTGACCCCCAGCCGCCCTCACCGACACCCCAGTTGATCAGTCCTCGGAGCCCTCCCTGACCTCGCTGCCTTTTCTGCTGTCTTCTCCAGAACCGCGCGGAGATCAAGAATGGCAGCATCCTGTGCCTCAGCACGGCCCCAGTAATGCCCGTCCCGTCGCGCCTTCCCCATCCCTGCCCCTTTGCTCCAGGTCCGGAGGCCCCCCGCCCCGgaggcccctgccccagccctgccttGCGCCACGTAGTTGATGCCCGGGGCCGCACACTTCCAGGTCCCACCcttaccatgcccagcctcttcacCTCTGCTCCTGCTCTGCTCCTGCCAGGACCTTGAGGCTGAGCAGCTCTTGGGTGGGCTGCAGAGTGACAGTCG harbors:
- the E2F4 gene encoding transcription factor E2F4 isoform X2 — protein: MAEAGPQAPPPPGTPSRHEKSLGLLTTKFVSLLQEAKDGVLDLKLAADTLAVRQKRRIYDITNVLEGIGLIEKKSKNSIQWKGVGPGCNTREIADKLIELKAEIEELQQREQELDQHKVWVQQSIRNVTEDVQNSCLAYVTHEDICRCFAGDTLLAIRAPSGTSLEVPIPEGLNGQKKYQIHLKSVSGPIEVLLVNKEAWSSPPVAVPVPPPEDLLQSPSAVSTPPPLPKPALAQSQEVSRPNSPQLTPAAVPGSAEVQGMAGPAAEITVSGSPGTDSKDSGELSSLPLGPTALDTRPLQSSALLDSSSSSSSSSNSNSNSSSSSGPNPSTSFEPIKADPTGVLELPKELSEIFDPTRECMSSELLEELMSSEGTCPVWLGPRLSDLGVA
- the E2F4 gene encoding transcription factor E2F4 isoform X1; translation: MAEAGPQAPPPPGTPSRHEKSLGLLTTKFVSLLQEAKDGVLDLKLAADTLAVRQKRRIYDITNVLEGIGLIEKKSKNSIQWKGVGPGCNTREIADKLIELKAEIEELQQREQELDQHKVWVQQSIRNVTEDVQNSCLAYVTHEDICRCFAGDTLLAIRAPSGTSLEVPIPEGLNGQKKYQIHLKSVSGPIEVLLVNKEAWSSPPVAVPVPPPEDLLQSPSAVSTPPPLPKPALAQSQEVSRPNSPQLTPAAVPGSAEVQGMAGPAAEITVSGSPGTDSKDSGELSSLPLGPTALDTRPLQSSALLDSSSSSSSSSNSNSNSSSSSGPNPSTSFEPIKADPTGVLELPKELSEIFDPTRECMSSELLEELMSSEVFAPLLRLSPPPGDHDYIYNLDESEGVCDLFDVPVLNL
- the E2F4 gene encoding transcription factor E2F4 isoform X4 — encoded protein: MAEAGPQAPPPPGTPSRHEKSLGLLTTKFVSLLQEAKDGVLDLKLAADTLAVRQKRRIYDITNVLEGIGLIEKKSKNSIQWKGVGPGCNTREIADKLIELKAEIEELQQREQELDQHKVWVQQSIRNVTEDVQNSCLAYVTHEDICRCFAGDTLLAIRAPSGTSLEVPIPEGLNGQKKYQIHLKSVSGPIEVLLVNKEAWSSPPVAVPVPPPEDLLQSPSAVSTPPPLPKPALAQSQEVSRPNSPQLTPAAVPGSAEVQGMAGPAAEITALDTRPLQSSALLDSSSSSSSSSNSNSNSSSSSGPNPSTSFEPIKADPTGVLELPKELSEIFDPTRECMSSELLEELMSSEGTCPVWLGPRLSDLGVA
- the E2F4 gene encoding transcription factor E2F4 isoform X3, with product MAEAGPQAPPPPGTPSRHEKSLGLLTTKFVSLLQEAKDGVLDLKLAADTLAVRQKRRIYDITNVLEGIGLIEKKSKNSIQWKGVGPGCNTREIADKLIELKAEIEELQQREQELDQHKVWVQQSIRNVTEDVQNSCLAYVTHEDICRCFAGDTLLAIRAPSGTSLEVPIPEGLNGQKKYQIHLKSVSGPIEVLLVNKEAWSSPPVAVPVPPPEDLLQSPSAVSTPPPLPKPALAQSQEVSRPNSPQLTPAAVPGSAEVQGMAGPAAEITALDTRPLQSSALLDSSSSSSSSSNSNSNSSSSSGPNPSTSFEPIKADPTGVLELPKELSEIFDPTRECMSSELLEELMSSEVFAPLLRLSPPPGDHDYIYNLDESEGVCDLFDVPVLNL